Proteins encoded together in one Telopea speciosissima isolate NSW1024214 ecotype Mountain lineage chromosome 4, Tspe_v1, whole genome shotgun sequence window:
- the LOC122660540 gene encoding gamma-glutamyl peptidase 5-like isoform X1 — protein MVSGDQKRYCMLMAVEDSDYVKKVYGGYFNVFLKAFGEEGEEWDLFRVFDGEFPDMDDLHKYHGFVISGSPCDAYGNELWILKLCFLLQTLDAMEKKVLGICFGHQVLCRALGGRVGKAYGGWDLGLRKIRIVDDLPLSSFFGGLEEIPPSLTIFECHQDEVWEVPMGAEVIAFSEHTGVEMFVLGEHILGIQGHPEYTKDILYDITHRLANNNSIEREFAEDAKSRLEIGEPDRKSWVKICKNFLKGR, from the exons ATGGTCTCTGGAGATCAGAAGAGGTACTGTATGTTAATGGCAGTAGAGGATTCTGATTATGTGAAGAAAGTATATGGTGGGTACTTTAATGTATTTCTTAAAGcatttggagaagaaggggaagaatgGGActtatttagggtttttgatggTGAGTTCCCTGACATGGATGATCTTCACAAATACCATGGTTTTGTCATCAGTGGTAGTCCTTGTGATGCTTATGGGAATGAGTTATGGATCTTGaaactttgttttcttttgcaaaCACTGGATGCCATGGAAAAGAAGGTTCTTGGCATATGCTTTGGACACCAG GTGCTGTGCAGAGCATTGGGTGGAAGGGTTGGGAAAGCTTATGGTGGATGGGATCTTGGGTTGAGGAAAATCAGGATTGTTGATGACTTGCCTCTTTCTAGCTTTTTTGGTGGCCTTGAGGAAATCCCACCTTCCCTTACCATCTTTGAGTGTCATCAAGATGAG GTATGGGAGGTACCTATGGGGGCTGAGGTGATTGCCTTCTCAGAGCACACTGGAGTAGAGATGTTTGTGCTTGGAGAGCATATATTAGGCATCCAAGGTCACCCTGAATACACCAAAGACATCTTATATGATATTACCCATCGGCTAGCTAATAACAACTCTATAGAA AGAGAATTTGCAGAGGATGCAAAATCAAGATTGGAGATTGGGGAACCAGATAGAAAGTCTTGGGTGAAGATTTGCAAAAACTTTCTCAAGGGGAGATAA
- the LOC122660540 gene encoding gamma-glutamyl peptidase 5-like isoform X2 yields MVSGDQKRYCMLMAVEDSDYVKKVYGGYFNVFLKAFGEEGEEWDLFRVFDGEFPDMDDLHKYHGFVISGSPCDAYGNELWILKLCFLLQTLDAMEKKVLGICFGHQVLCRALGGRVGKAYGGWDLGLRKIRIVDDLPLSSFFGGLEEIPPSLTIFECHQDEVWEVPMGAEVIAFSEHTGVEMFVLGEHILGIQGHPEYTKDILYDITHRLANNNSIQREFAEDAKSRLEIGEPDRKSWVKICKNFLKGR; encoded by the exons ATGGTCTCTGGAGATCAGAAGAGGTACTGTATGTTAATGGCAGTAGAGGATTCTGATTATGTGAAGAAAGTATATGGTGGGTACTTTAATGTATTTCTTAAAGcatttggagaagaaggggaagaatgGGActtatttagggtttttgatggTGAGTTCCCTGACATGGATGATCTTCACAAATACCATGGTTTTGTCATCAGTGGTAGTCCTTGTGATGCTTATGGGAATGAGTTATGGATCTTGaaactttgttttcttttgcaaaCACTGGATGCCATGGAAAAGAAGGTTCTTGGCATATGCTTTGGACACCAG GTGCTGTGCAGAGCATTGGGTGGAAGGGTTGGGAAAGCTTATGGTGGATGGGATCTTGGGTTGAGGAAAATCAGGATTGTTGATGACTTGCCTCTTTCTAGCTTTTTTGGTGGCCTTGAGGAAATCCCACCTTCCCTTACCATCTTTGAGTGTCATCAAGATGAG GTATGGGAGGTACCTATGGGGGCTGAGGTGATTGCCTTCTCAGAGCACACTGGAGTAGAGATGTTTGTGCTTGGAGAGCATATATTAGGCATCCAAGGTCACCCTGAATACACCAAAGACATCTTATATGATATTACCCATCGGCTAGCTAATAACAACTC AATACAGAGAGAATTTGCAGAGGATGCAAAATCAAGATTGGAGATTGGGGAACCAGATAGAAAGTCTTGGGTGAAGATTTGCAAAAACTTTCTCAAGGGGAGATAA
- the LOC122659747 gene encoding syntaxin-22-like, with amino-acid sequence MSFEDLESGRPLASRRGHINGKQDPTQAVASGVFQINTAVSTFQRLVNTLGTPKDTPELREKLHKTRLHIGQLVKDTSAKLKQASEIDQHGEVSASKKVADAKLAKDFQAVLKEFQKAQRLAAERETAYAPFVPQAVLPSSYTESEIDVSSDKNPEQRALLAETRRQEVLLLDNEIVFNEAIIEEREQGIKEVQQQIGEVNEIFKDLAVLVHDQGVIIEEIDSNIEGSYAATVQAKSQLAKASKTQKSNSSLTCLLLVIFGIVLLIVIVVLAA; translated from the exons ATGAGCTTTGAAGATCTCGAATCTGGTCGGCCATTGGCTTCAAGACGAGGGCACATCAATGGAAAGCAAGACCCCACGCAAGCTGTTGCCTCAGGTGTGTTTCAGATCAACACCGCCGTTTCGACGTTCCAACGCCTCGTTAACACCCTCGGAACACCCAAAGACACACCCGAGCTCCGGGAGAAGCT GCACAAGACAAGGCTACATATTGGACAGTTGGTGAAGGATACTTCTGCTAAACTTAAACAAGCTAGTGAAATAGATCAGCATGGTGAAGTTAGT GCTAGCAAGAAGGTAGCTGATGCTAAGCTTGCAAAAGATTTCCAGGCTGTTCTAAAAGAATTTCAGAAGGCGCAAAGGCTTGCAGCTGAGAGGGAAACAGCATATGCCCCATTTGTTCCCCAAGCAGTTCTTCCATCCAG CTATACTGAAAGTGAGATAGATGTAAGTTCGGATAAGAATCCAGAACAGCGTGCTCTTCTTGCAGAAACTAGAAG ACAGGAGGTGTTACTACTGGACAATGAGATTGTCTTCAATGAAGCCATCATCGAGGAAAGAGAGCAAGGGATAAAAGAAGTCCAGCAGCAAATTGGTGAGGTGAACGAAATTTTTAAAGATCTAGCCGTGCTGGTTCATGATCAAGGAGTTATAATTG AGGAAATAGACAGCAACATTGAGGGCTCCTATGCTGCTACTGTACAGGCAAAATCCCAACTTGCAAAAGCATCCAAGACCCAAAAATCAAATTCATCTCTG ACCTGCTTGCTGTTGGTGATATTTGGGATCGTTTTGCTCATTGTAATCGTAGTCCTTGCAGCTTAA